The proteins below come from a single Triticum aestivum cultivar Chinese Spring chromosome 5D, IWGSC CS RefSeq v2.1, whole genome shotgun sequence genomic window:
- the LOC123124869 gene encoding uncharacterized protein, which produces MEFEMASQHGALLKVGLFVLVQALVYLILAQSSSVFSTTKTLGLPPARSLSARRMVALLSDLPLGGEPSPRAVSVEPSSPVPVHAHQKKD; this is translated from the coding sequence ATGGAGTTCGAGATGGCGAGCCAGCACGGGGCGCTGCTGAAGGTGGGGCTGTTCGTGCTGGTGCAGGCGCTGGTGTACCTCATCCTCGCCCAGTCCTCCTCCGTCTTCTCCACCACCAAGACCCTCGGCCTCCCGCCGGCGCGCTCCCTCAGCGCCCGCCGCATGGTCGCACTGCTCTCCGACCTGCCGCTCGGCGGCGAACCCTCGCCCCGCGCCGTCTCCGTGGAGCCGTCGTCGCCCGTGCCCGTGCACGCCCACCAGAAGAAGGATTAG